DNA from Methanococcus voltae:
CGAATTTGGGGAACTTTCAAAGATATTCAACAAAATGTCTGATGAAATAAGTATATCCCATACAAAATTACAAAAACACGCTCAAGAATTGAGTAAATCATACGATGAACTAAAAGAATTAGATAATTTAAAATCTGATTTAATTGCAATTGCTTCCCACGAATTGAGGACACCCCTTACCTCAGTGAAAGGTTATGTTGAGTTAGTACTTGACGGTACGATGGGTGAGGTCAATGAAGCTCAGAGTAAATGTTTATCAATTGCGAATGATAACATCGATAGACTAAGAAGATTAATCGATAGTATGCTTGATTTATCAAAAATTGAACGTGGAGAACTTCAAATGCAAAAAGAATTAATGAATATGAAAGTTGCAGTTGATGAAGTTTTCGAAAATTTAAAGCCATTATTTGATGAAAAGAATATACGATTAGTCAAAGATGTGCAAAATTTAAGCTTATACGGTGATAAAGACCGTTTAATGCAAGTAATAACAAATTTAGTTGAAAATGCAATTAAATTTAATCCTACAAACGGTGAAATATATCTTGGTGCTTACGAAGACGAAGGAAACATTCACTTGATAGTACAAGACCACGGTGCAGGTATTCCCGAAAAAGACCTCGAAAAAATATTTGATAGATTTTATCAAGTTGATTCGTCATCTAAAAGACCTAAAGGAGGGTCCGGATTGGGTCTTGCAGTATGTAAAAGTATTGTGGAAGCCCACGAAGGTATTATTTGGGTTGAAAGTGAACTTGGAAAAGGTAGTACCTTCCACGTGATATTGCCAATCTTCTCCAATACTTTTGGAATCGATGACGAAGAAAATCCGTTTATAAATAAATTAAACAAAGATAAATCAGAATAAGACAATATATAATAATAAAATAATAATAAAAATAAAAATACTCCTTTTTTAATTCTTAAATTTTTAAAAAATATTAAAAATAATCTTAGAAATGATATTTAACAATGCTAATAGTGATAATAGTAATGATATAAATATATCAATAATAGATTGTAAAAAAATAAGAAATTAATAAAACATTAATAAGAAAATAAAAAAATTATTTTATATATTTTATAATTAGTTAAATTATTGTTGTCCGCCACAAGGTGAATCCATTAATGGAGGCATTGTATCGTCGACACCTGCTTGGTATCCTGATTCTTTTCTCGTTCTTTCCTGAACTTTGTGGAATATCTTAGCCACTGGGATTTCCATAGGGCATACGTCTGAACATTGACCACAGTTTACGCAACTGTACGCCATATGTGCCATTCTTACACCGTGGAACATTAAAGGTTCTGGTGGTATCTGACCTTTTGTTGTGAAGTTAGGTATTGCACATTCTACACAGAAACATACAGGACACGCATCTCTACAACCGTAGCACTTGATACATCTATTAAAGTATTCGTCCCATTCTGATAAGTCAGGGTAATCAGTCTCTAATTGAGCTTTTTTACCGCTTTCACTCATTTTTATCATAGTTTGTTCTACTTTATCTCTGATTTCAATACCTTTTGGATTTGGAGCTTTGGTTTTAATGTATCCACTTTTTTCAGCGTCTTTTATTAAGTTTTGACCCTTTTCAGTGTTTACTTCAACAAAAGTCCATTTACCAGCATCTTCGCCGATAACTCCCCAGTTTCCACAAGCAACGTCTGCTTTTCTTGGTATTTTTACATCACATCTTTGACAGTTTTCTCTTCTTCCATAACCGTCGTGCTCCAAGTCGTGCATTTTGATACCCTTGTGGGTTCCGTCTTTTAATTCTATGATAAACTTACCTTTATCGATTTCTTCCTTAACTACATCGAATGGGTCTACTTCATAGAATAATTTAATCATTTCGAGAGCTGTTTGAGGAGGTACAGTACCACCACAGTTTAAACCTATCATATAAACGTTATCGAGGTCAATTTGTGCTCTTTTAGCCAATTCAACTATTGCTTTCATATCACAAGGTTTTACCGGTACAGCTATCTTTTGGTCTTTTAAGTGTTCTTTGATTATGCCTCCCCACATTGTAGGGGCACAGTGCAATGAACCTGCAGTTTCTAAAAGGTCCTCTGAGTTTGTGATGTATGTAGGGATTGCATCATAAACATCTTGACCTTTTTTAAGTGTTAATATACCATCTACGATTTTGTTATCTAAGAGGTATTTAAATAAGGCTGTTACTGCGCCACCGCATTCTCCCTTACTTACTATTTCGGGGTCGGAAGCTTGAACATAGTACATATCGCCCATAATTCCACCGTTTTAATTTTATAATTTACTTTATAATTTATAATTTACATTATAATTTAAAATTCATAAATTTTTACAACTGAGTTATTTATTATTAAATACGTTATTAGTATAATAATTATAATAAATTGTAATTTAAGGAATAAATAACTTCAAATAACTTCAATTTTTAATAATAAAGCTATTTAAACCTTATTTTAAATCCAATATGTATGTCCTTAAGCTTTTTCGATTTTTACTGCACATACCTTATACTCTGGTATCTTACAGTTAGGGTCTTGTGCTGGATTGGTTAAAGTGTTTGCCGCAGTTTCTGCAAAGTGGAACGGCATGAATACAACTCCTTTCTTAATGTTAGGTGTGATTCTTGCTTTAACTACAACTTCACCCCTTCGAGTAGTTGCTTTAATTGGTTGGTTGTCCTTTATACCCATTTTATTGGCATCTTCTGGGTGAATTTCGATGAAACCTTCTGAAAGCTCTTCATCTAAGTGTTTACTTCTTCTGGTCATTGTACCTGTGTGGTAATGGAATATTACCCTTCCAGTTGTTAATATCATTGGATATTCTGCATCTGGCATTTCAGCAGGGTCTCCATACTCAATTGGGAATAAAACTCCTAAACCATCAGCAGTTAAGAATTTTTCCTTGTGTAATATTGGAGTTCCTGGGTCTTCAGGGGTTTTACAAGGCCAGTGTAATCCATCTACGCCGAGTCTGTCGTAAGTCATACCTGCGTATTGTGGAGTTACTGAAGCAATTTCATTGAATACTTCCTCAGGTGTGTTAAATTCGAATAATTCAGGGTGTCCCATCTTTTCTCCGATTAATTTAACAATTTCCCAGTCAACCATAGCACCTTCTAATGGTTCTATAGCTTTATGTACTCTTTGAACTCTTCTTTCAGTGTTTGAGAATGTACCATCTTTCTCAGCCCAGGAAGCACCTGGTAAAACTACGTCAGCAATTTGTGCAGTTTCTGTTAAGAATATATCTTGAACGATTAAGAGGTCTAATTCACCCAAAGCGTGTTCAACATGGTTTAAGTCAGGGTCTGAAACCATTGGGTTTTCTCCCAATACGTATAAACATTTAACTTTTTTACCCGCTTCTTCAAGCATATCAGGGATTGCAAAACCTGCATCAGGGCTTAAATCTGTCTTCCAAGCTTCTTGGAATTTTTCCTGAGCAGCAGTCACGTTTTGGTATCCCGGATATACATTAGGTAAAGCACCCATATCACAAGCACCTTGAACGTTGTTCTGACCTCTTAATGGGTTAACACCTGTTCCTGGTCTTCCCATATTTCCGGTAATCATTGCAAGATTACAGCAAGATTTTACGTTGTCAACTCCGTGTGTAAACTGAGTTATACCCATACAGTACAATAATGAAGCAGCTTTTGCACTTGCGTACATTCTTGCAACTTCTTCGATATCTTCCGCAGGTACGTGTGTTATCTTGGAAACATATTCTGGTGTGTAGCTTTCAACTACTTTTTTAAGTTCTTCGTAATTTTTAGTTCTGTTTTTGATAAATTCCTCGTCGATGAGGTTTTCCTTAATAATTACGTGCATAATACCGTTTAACATAGCGGTATTTGAACCTGGAACTAATTGCAAGTACTTATCAGCTTGTTTTGCTGTGTGGGTGTATCTTGGGTCAATAACGATAATTTTTGTACCGTTTTCTTTTGCCTTGATAATTCTTCTTGCAATTAATGGGTGTTGTTCAAATGTATTCGAACCAACGATAAGAATGCAATCTGCTTCTTCTATATCGAGTATCGAATTTGTCATAGCTCCTGAGCCAAATGCTTGGCCTAATCCTGCAACAGTTGCGGAGTGTCACAACCTTGCACAGTGGTCAACGTTGTTAGTCTTCATGACCGCTCTTGCGAATTTCTGGAAAACGTAGTTATCTTCATTTGTACATCTTGCAGATGAGAAAAATCCGACTTCATTTTGACTGTAGGTTTTCAATTTACTTGCTACGAAATCGATTGCCTCGTCCCATGAAACTTTAACTAATTCTCCATTTTTTCTGATTAATGGACTGTTAAGTCTGTCTTCTCTGTGCACAAATTCGTGACAGTAAGCTCCTTTAATGCAAGTTTTACCTTCGTTTACAGGGTGCCTTTTGAATGGGTTTGTACCGACTACTTTACCGTCTTTTACGACTAAATCGATACCACAACCAGTACCACAATAAGGACAGACCGTATGGACAAATTTTAGACCTGTCATAGTATCACCGTATTAAATACTTTTTAATTAGTATAATTGATATAATTGATATATTTGACATAATTACGATAATTATTATAATTATTATAATTAGCATAATTATTATAATTATTATTGAATAAAGATGCCACCGCTAACATCTTTAGGATAAATTGATAAATTTGATAAATAAATAATTTTAATGGAAATATTTAGTATAAATATTACAATTAATGTAAATAGTTATTAAAAATCATTTTTAGATTATATAAGCTAAAT
Protein-coding regions in this window:
- a CDS encoding Coenzyme F420 hydrogenase/dehydrogenase, beta subunit C-terminal domain; the encoded protein is MGDMYYVQASDPEIVSKGECGGAVTALFKYLLDNKIVDGILTLKKGQDVYDAIPTYITNSEDLLETAGSLHCAPTMWGGIIKEHLKDQKIAVPVKPCDMKAIVELAKRAQIDLDNVYMIGLNCGGTVPPQTALEMIKLFYEVDPFDVVKEEIDKGKFIIELKDGTHKGIKMHDLEHDGYGRRENCQRCDVKIPRKADVACGNWGVIGEDAGKWTFVEVNTEKGQNLIKDAEKSGYIKTKAPNPKGIEIRDKVEQTMIKMSESGKKAQLETDYPDLSEWDEYFNRCIKCYGCRDACPVCFCVECAIPNFTTKGQIPPEPLMFHGVRMAHMAYSCVNCGQCSDVCPMEIPVAKIFHKVQERTRKESGYQAGVDDTMPPLMDSPCGGQQ
- a CDS encoding formate dehydrogenase H subunit alpha, selenocysteine-containing, which gives rise to MTGLKFVHTVCPYCGTGCGIDLVVKDGKVVGTNPFKRHPVNEGKTCIKGAYCHEFVHREDRLNSPLIRKNGELVKVSWDEAIDFVASKLKTYSQNEVGFFSSARCTNEDNYVFQKFARAVMKTNNVDHCARLUHSATVAGLGQAFGSGAMTNSILDIEEADCILIVGSNTFEQHPLIARRIIKAKENGTKIIVIDPRYTHTAKQADKYLQLVPGSNTAMLNGIMHVIIKENLIDEEFIKNRTKNYEELKKVVESYTPEYVSKITHVPAEDIEEVARMYASAKAASLLYCMGITQFTHGVDNVKSCCNLAMITGNMGRPGTGVNPLRGQNNVQGACDMGALPNVYPGYQNVTAAQEKFQEAWKTDLSPDAGFAIPDMLEEAGKKVKCLYVLGENPMVSDPDLNHVEHALGELDLLIVQDIFLTETAQIADVVLPGASWAEKDGTFSNTERRVQRVHKAIEPLEGAMVDWEIVKLIGEKMGHPELFEFNTPEEVFNEIASVTPQYAGMTYDRLGVDGLHWPCKTPEDPGTPILHKEKFLTADGLGVLFPIEYGDPAEMPDAEYPMILTTGRVIFHYHTGTMTRRSKHLDEELSEGFIEIHPEDANKMGIKDNQPIKATTRRGEVVVKARITPNIKKGVVFMPFHFAETAANTLTNPAQDPNCKIPEYKVCAVKIEKA